The DNA window CTCTTGGAACATGTTCACTTTAAAGGCAATCTTGTTCGAAGTAGTTATGGCTTCCAAGAGGATCCAGAAGGAACTGAAGGACTTGCAGAAGGACCCTCCTTCTGCCTGCACTGCTGGTTTGCATTCATCTTTTACTGATCTCTTAGTTCATGTATTTTATAAAGCTATTTGTATGCTGCTTTATGTAGccgttattttttttattgtttccgTTAGTGGTTTTGATGATTGTCATTTGTGCTAAAATGTTATAAAGAACAGAAAAAAGATCTCCTAAAACAGAATGGACatttcacaaataaaaactaCTTGCAAATATTGCATGCGAAGGGTTAGATATGATACTAAATAGAGACTGCTTGCAAATGTTACAGGTTGTGTTTAGATAGGCTGACCAAGTGACTATCTCATGCCTTGCATTAAATGTGTAATTTGTTTTAGTTCTTGCCAAATGCTATTATCAATCATGTAATTGCCACTGTGTTTATGCACATTTCCATTCGACATGCTGCTATCTTTTGCCTTAGTTACATGCCAGATGTCTAACTTTGATCTATCATGTGACTTATGTACAAAGTCGAGAATTTGTGTGTTTGCTTTATTTTCAGATCAACATGTTGCCATAACTTGGCATGCAGGACCTGTTGGTGAAGACATGTTCCATTGGCAAGCCACTATTATGGGCCCTCCTGACAGTCCTTATTCTGGAGGAGTTTTTCTTGTGAATATTCATTTTCCACCAGATTATCCATTCAAACCACCAAAGGTATCCTGCCATTGACTTTCTTTAATCGTGGAATGCTATTGTTTTCCATGATTCTTGTCATATCAATGCCTTTATGCCTTCACAAGAATTATTGACTATTTGGTTTCTCATTGTTGCTGACATTTTTAGAAGCATATCGTGGGAGTGTCTTCAACTAGTGGCCGTAGGAGTATGAGCATGTCGATTTGTGGTGTTTATTATGCATGAtaaaactgaaatgaaaatCACTGGAGTTCAGAAATGGACTCTATGACGATCATATATCTTCA is part of the Salvia splendens isolate huo1 chromosome 6, SspV2, whole genome shotgun sequence genome and encodes:
- the LOC121806476 gene encoding ubiquitin-conjugating enzyme E2 11-like isoform X1 is translated as MASKRIQKELKDLQKDPPSACTADQHVAITWHAGPVGEDMFHWQATIMGPPDSPYSGGVFLVNIHFPPDYPFKPPKISFKTKVYHPNINSNGSVCLDILKEQWSPALTLSKVLLSICSLLTDPNPNDPLVPEIAKIYESDRTKYENTAQS